One segment of Thermosulfurimonas sp. F29 DNA contains the following:
- a CDS encoding DEAD/DEAH box helicase, with product MATIIGRAHPLVGVVHLHEKGDRFQEALAVLKRLPVRRYDPATRQWLFPAYLLPRVKERLAELSVDYVESDFPLCGLRRPDVLEREDLKEYQRKGARFLAEAPHGVLLADEMGLGKTVQAILACEAFDADLLVFAPAFLLEKWRQEVERWTGRRVLVFPDEVVSVEAEAVLVSYGQASAGDKGWEAVRRMTLEWRAQRRDRSLCVVFDEVQYLKNRRSRRFKNVLQLVREIEKEAKAPVKRMGLSGTPITRGRPDELLAILEVLGLVDERGNAYSALIRELIFRHLTVWEYNRFAGREVAVGLRPGRDLREFCGLFTLRRTMEEVAGELPDLVRRVVPLPLDEEAFAAVLRKLMRDRRTDDEAEALVEEGLGVHLTTERRALEASKAEHLKEYLRMLAEGGARRIGVFVWHRDVLKEVRKFLEGEGVFRGWRKAFVDGSTSPRARESLVGSLAGSGDPVALAATVGAVNVGMDLDWLEHAVVTGFDWSPATFVQFEGRFRRISSKRSVCVHYLVGKRVELRVLDVLLRKVKALDESFGGFERQARVLAALRRR from the coding sequence ATGGCGACGATAATCGGTCGCGCGCATCCGCTGGTGGGCGTGGTCCACCTGCACGAAAAGGGGGACCGGTTCCAGGAGGCGCTTGCGGTTCTGAAACGGCTTCCCGTGCGGCGGTACGATCCGGCGACCAGACAGTGGCTGTTTCCGGCATATCTTCTGCCGCGGGTCAAGGAGAGGCTTGCCGAGCTGAGCGTGGATTACGTGGAAAGCGATTTTCCCCTTTGCGGGTTGCGTCGTCCTGACGTACTCGAACGGGAGGACCTGAAGGAGTATCAGCGGAAGGGGGCGCGGTTTCTGGCGGAAGCGCCCCACGGGGTGCTGCTGGCGGACGAGATGGGACTGGGCAAGACGGTGCAGGCGATTCTGGCGTGCGAGGCGTTTGATGCGGATCTTCTGGTGTTCGCCCCGGCGTTTCTGTTGGAGAAGTGGCGGCAGGAGGTGGAGCGGTGGACGGGAAGAAGGGTTCTGGTGTTTCCCGACGAGGTTGTTTCCGTGGAGGCGGAGGCGGTGCTGGTGAGCTACGGTCAGGCCTCGGCGGGGGACAAGGGCTGGGAGGCGGTTCGGCGGATGACGCTCGAATGGCGCGCTCAGCGTCGGGACCGGTCTCTCTGCGTGGTGTTCGACGAGGTTCAGTACCTGAAGAACCGTCGGTCGCGGAGGTTCAAGAACGTGTTACAGCTCGTTCGGGAGATCGAGAAGGAGGCGAAGGCCCCGGTGAAGCGCATGGGGCTTTCGGGTACGCCGATCACTCGCGGGAGGCCGGATGAGCTTCTGGCGATCCTGGAAGTCCTGGGGCTGGTGGACGAGCGCGGCAATGCGTATTCGGCGCTGATCAGGGAACTGATTTTTCGGCACCTCACGGTGTGGGAGTACAACCGGTTTGCGGGACGGGAGGTGGCCGTGGGTCTCAGGCCGGGAAGGGACCTTCGGGAGTTCTGTGGGCTTTTCACGCTGAGGCGCACGATGGAGGAGGTGGCGGGGGAGCTGCCGGATCTGGTCCGGCGCGTTGTTCCGCTTCCGCTGGACGAGGAGGCTTTCGCCGCGGTTCTGAGGAAGCTGATGCGGGATCGGCGGACGGACGATGAAGCGGAGGCGCTGGTCGAGGAGGGCCTGGGAGTTCATCTGACCACGGAGCGGCGGGCGCTTGAGGCGAGCAAGGCGGAGCATCTGAAGGAGTACCTGAGGATGCTGGCGGAGGGCGGTGCCCGTCGGATCGGCGTGTTCGTCTGGCATCGGGACGTCCTGAAGGAGGTGCGGAAGTTTCTGGAGGGCGAGGGGGTGTTTCGCGGTTGGCGGAAGGCGTTCGTGGACGGGAGCACGTCGCCGCGGGCCCGCGAATCTCTGGTGGGGAGCCTTGCGGGAAGCGGGGATCCGGTCGCGCTTGCGGCCACGGTGGGAGCGGTGAACGTGGGGATGGATCTCGACTGGCTGGAACATGCGGTGGTGACGGGATTTGACTGGTCTCCCGCGACGTTTGTGCAGTTTGAGGGACGGTTTCGGCGGATTTCGTCGAAGAGGTCGGTGTGCGTGCACTATTTGGTGGGGAAGAGGGTGGAGCTGAGGGTGCTGGATGTACTGCTGCGCAAGGTGAAGGCGCTTGACGAGTCGTTCGGGGGGTTTGAGCGTCAGGCGCGGGTTCTTGCGGCGTTGAGGAGGCGTTGA
- a CDS encoding GDP-mannose 4,6-dehydratase — translation MKVLVTGCAGFIGWRVCEKLLDRGHEVIGVDTLNDYYDPRVKRWRLERLEGRPGFVFQGVDIEDRDSLRSLFEEYEIEAVINEAARAGVRYSLENPWVYLRTNAEGTLNLLELMREFGVRKMVLASTSSLYAGQKMPFSEDLPVNQPLSPYAASKKAAEVLAYTYHYLYGIDVTVVRYFTVYGPAGRPDMSIFRFIWWALKGEEAEVFGDGSQSRDFTYIDDIAEGTIRALRPMGYEIVNLGNSRPHSLQEVITLVEKYTGRKLKIRHREFHRADMKATWADIDKAKRLLDWRPETDLVEGIRKTVDWFVANWDWLREVRIP, via the coding sequence ATGAAAGTACTGGTGACCGGATGCGCGGGGTTTATCGGATGGCGGGTTTGTGAAAAGTTGCTCGACCGTGGCCACGAGGTGATAGGGGTGGACACTCTGAATGATTACTACGATCCCCGGGTGAAGAGATGGAGGCTTGAGCGTCTTGAGGGACGCCCCGGTTTTGTTTTCCAGGGGGTGGACATTGAAGATCGTGATTCTTTGCGGTCGCTTTTTGAAGAATACGAGATCGAGGCGGTGATCAACGAGGCCGCCAGAGCCGGGGTGCGTTACTCCCTTGAGAACCCCTGGGTGTATCTTCGCACCAATGCGGAGGGCACGCTCAATCTGCTGGAGCTGATGAGGGAATTTGGAGTGAGGAAAATGGTACTGGCTTCCACCTCTTCCCTTTACGCCGGTCAGAAGATGCCTTTTTCGGAGGATCTTCCGGTGAATCAGCCCCTTTCGCCCTATGCGGCTTCCAAAAAGGCGGCCGAGGTGCTGGCTTACACCTACCACTATTTATACGGAATTGATGTTACGGTGGTGCGATATTTTACGGTTTACGGTCCGGCGGGCCGGCCGGATATGAGTATTTTTCGGTTTATATGGTGGGCCTTAAAGGGAGAGGAAGCCGAGGTGTTTGGAGACGGTTCCCAGAGCCGGGATTTTACCTACATTGACGACATTGCCGAGGGCACGATAAGGGCGCTTCGGCCGATGGGATACGAGATCGTCAATCTGGGGAACAGTCGTCCGCACAGTCTCCAGGAGGTGATCACCCTGGTGGAAAAATACACGGGGCGCAAATTGAAGATCAGGCACCGGGAGTTTCACCGGGCGGACATGAAAGCCACCTGGGCGGATATTGATAAGGCAAAGAGGCTACTGGATTGGAGACCCGAGACGGATCTCGTGGAGGGGATCAGGAAGACGGTGGACTGGTTTGTGGCGAACTGGGACTGGCTCAGGGAGGTGAGGATCCCGTGA
- a CDS encoding GSU2403 family nucleotidyltransferase fold protein — protein MFSIKNENAMSFKGKVLEFNEEQRRIFIDAQQLWEAFCELYHEGLSYRGGLYWKNVRGRDYLIRVLDSRGATKSLGPRSPETEKIFENWHRKKEEFRRKREAFMQKADIVRRMCKALHLNRVPLVVAKIAREMFLMRDLRKRTMILGTNAIYAYEAMAGVFVSSGLLATRDLDVLWDARSCLQIAGLSKEGFLGLLKRADPSFRPGDTPYRAVNKDGFWVELLKPTPKTLTEIQNPHLRISPFPEDMLALETKGTRWIVSCPKVYAIAIGHDGLPVPLVVPDPRAFVLHKLWVARQTDRPALKRKRDVAQALLVFYLLKHYLPQFPLNEETVNRELQALPVKLRKLTKLLSEDKNEDETYRAIRNALPSMGY, from the coding sequence ATGTTTTCCATTAAAAATGAAAATGCCATGAGTTTTAAAGGAAAAGTCTTGGAGTTCAATGAAGAGCAGAGGCGTATTTTCATAGATGCTCAACAGTTATGGGAGGCTTTTTGCGAACTGTATCATGAAGGGCTGTCGTACCGGGGAGGACTTTACTGGAAAAATGTAAGAGGGCGCGATTACTTAATCCGTGTGCTTGATTCACGCGGGGCAACAAAATCACTAGGGCCGCGTTCCCCCGAGACCGAAAAAATTTTTGAGAATTGGCACCGAAAGAAAGAAGAATTTCGACGCAAGCGAGAAGCCTTCATGCAAAAAGCGGATATAGTACGACGAATGTGTAAGGCATTACATTTAAACCGTGTTCCCTTGGTAGTTGCCAAAATCGCACGAGAAATGTTTTTGATGCGAGATTTGCGTAAACGCACCATGATTTTAGGAACTAATGCCATATATGCGTATGAGGCCATGGCAGGAGTTTTTGTGTCTTCTGGACTTTTAGCGACAAGAGATCTTGATGTGCTATGGGATGCCCGCTCGTGTCTGCAGATCGCCGGGCTTTCCAAGGAAGGCTTCCTGGGATTACTGAAACGCGCCGACCCTTCTTTTCGGCCTGGCGATACGCCTTACCGAGCAGTCAATAAAGACGGTTTCTGGGTGGAACTCCTCAAACCCACCCCTAAAACTTTAACCGAAATACAAAATCCACATTTACGAATTTCTCCTTTTCCCGAAGATATGCTGGCGTTGGAAACAAAAGGGACTCGATGGATCGTTTCTTGTCCTAAAGTCTATGCAATTGCTATAGGACACGATGGCCTCCCCGTTCCTCTAGTAGTACCGGACCCTAGAGCATTCGTCCTACATAAACTCTGGGTTGCGCGTCAGACTGACAGACCCGCCCTTAAACGCAAACGTGACGTGGCCCAGGCTCTATTAGTGTTTTACCTGCTCAAACATTACCTTCCTCAGTTTCCTTTAAATGAAGAAACAGTGAACCGGGAATTACAAGCGCTTCCTGTTAAATTGAGAAAACTAACAAAACTCCTTTCCGAAGATAAAAACGAAGATGAAACGTATCGAGCAATTCGGAATGCTTTGCCTTCTATGGGCTACTAA
- a CDS encoding RusA family crossover junction endodeoxyribonuclease, with protein sequence MVSFFVRGIPKAQGRPRVVRFRNGRVGLKDPEASRDWKSYVRLVAAERVSRPIEGPVALELWFYLPVPKSFSRRKRLAALAGEVLPAKKPDLDNLVKAVLDALLGVVVLDDRQIVEIRAGKLYGAVPGVEIVLRKPKRAG encoded by the coding sequence ATGGTGTCGTTTTTCGTGCGGGGGATACCGAAGGCGCAGGGTCGGCCCCGTGTGGTTCGGTTCAGGAACGGTCGGGTGGGTCTCAAGGATCCGGAGGCCAGTCGGGACTGGAAGAGCTACGTGCGGCTCGTTGCGGCGGAGAGGGTATCGAGGCCAATCGAGGGGCCGGTGGCGCTGGAGTTGTGGTTCTACTTGCCGGTGCCGAAGAGTTTTTCGAGGAGGAAGCGGCTTGCGGCGCTGGCGGGGGAAGTCCTCCCGGCCAAAAAGCCCGACCTCGACAATTTGGTGAAGGCGGTGCTCGACGCTCTGCTGGGGGTGGTCGTGCTCGACGACCGTCAAATCGTGGAGATCCGGGCCGGCAAGCTCTACGGGGCCGTGCCGGGAGTGGAGATTGTGCTGAGGAAACCGAAGCGGGCGGGTTGA
- a CDS encoding helix-turn-helix domain-containing protein, translated as MLLQPQAGSYSPDLRAGPLSDYLQRKLETQSGLLPEDLGLKEISRRRKGANGPSATRKNRKPYPKWETDEARRRAMEEALEARQAGEKISTIAEALGVTERTVRLWLRKMGLSGKPFRKTRSSSETVL; from the coding sequence ATGCTGCTTCAACCGCAGGCGGGTTCGTATTCTCCGGATCTCAGGGCCGGACCGCTGTCCGATTATCTCCAGCGCAAACTGGAAACTCAAAGTGGACTCCTTCCCGAAGACCTGGGTCTCAAGGAAATATCCCGCCGCCGGAAAGGAGCGAACGGCCCCTCCGCGACACGCAAAAACCGCAAACCGTATCCCAAGTGGGAAACCGACGAAGCGAGACGTCGCGCCATGGAGGAAGCCCTCGAAGCGCGCCAAGCAGGCGAAAAGATCTCCACCATCGCCGAGGCCCTGGGAGTGACCGAACGCACCGTCAGACTCTGGTTGCGCAAAATGGGACTTTCCGGAAAACCTTTCCGGAAAACCCGGTCGTCCTCCGAAACCGTCTTATGA
- a CDS encoding nucleotidyl transferase AbiEii/AbiGii toxin family protein — translation MDRVSAESQVRQQAIARLQKEVLKVSWRLAQHIVEWKLTGGTALTLFHGFTHRFSEDLDFFFDLSPDEIKEIIVMWERELHHSLDCAITEFAVQEKGSSFVSRRIVEFSSSNESIIVDFVSDPFPGLFPKEIKKGTFLDMDMMESKGNFVFRVDPVVAIGVKKLWAFHTSMVERLPPRSKDIVDIYVLGTSALDMVSLLDEYKRLFPDFPIENILLFARNIVRQIDYSNILNLNISIEEMFKWYEERVPSIIALFQCDLDEIQDQKQRESKIKSRTFRIRYPGP, via the coding sequence ATGGATCGAGTCTCAGCAGAATCACAGGTAAGACAACAAGCAATTGCTCGTTTACAGAAGGAGGTGTTGAAAGTTTCGTGGAGGCTGGCTCAGCATATTGTTGAGTGGAAATTAACTGGAGGGACAGCCCTTACTCTATTTCATGGTTTTACCCACCGGTTTTCCGAAGATCTAGATTTCTTTTTTGACCTGTCACCTGATGAGATCAAAGAAATCATTGTAATGTGGGAACGAGAACTACATCACAGTCTGGATTGTGCTATTACCGAATTTGCAGTGCAAGAGAAGGGATCGTCTTTTGTGTCAAGACGTATAGTTGAATTCTCTTCGAGCAACGAAAGCATCATTGTAGATTTTGTTTCAGATCCATTTCCTGGTCTTTTTCCTAAAGAGATAAAAAAAGGCACTTTTCTGGATATGGATATGATGGAATCCAAGGGGAATTTTGTTTTTAGGGTGGATCCCGTTGTAGCTATTGGTGTTAAAAAGCTATGGGCATTTCATACCAGTATGGTGGAACGACTGCCGCCTCGTTCCAAAGATATTGTTGATATTTATGTGCTAGGAACTTCTGCACTGGACATGGTTTCGCTTCTTGATGAGTACAAAAGACTTTTCCCAGATTTTCCTATCGAGAATATATTGTTATTTGCTAGAAACATCGTTAGGCAGATCGATTATTCCAACATCTTGAATCTTAATATATCTATTGAAGAAATGTTCAAGTGGTATGAAGAAAGAGTTCCTAGTATCATAGCCCTTTTTCAATGCGATCTTGATGAAATCCAAGATCAAAAACAAAGGGAATCGAAAATAAAAAGCAGAACTTTTCGCATACGTTATCCCGGGCCTTAA
- a CDS encoding AbrB/MazE/SpoVT family DNA-binding domain-containing protein — protein sequence MVNRQEIRIGKRGVVVIPAELRKRYKLEEGDLLLVEAREDGILLRKAVTLPVEVYSPERKAEFLLSTALDPEDYQKAREEVRKMGLNPDAIPHIRPED from the coding sequence ATGGTTAACCGTCAGGAAATCCGTATAGGAAAGCGAGGGGTTGTGGTCATTCCCGCTGAGCTGAGGAAACGCTATAAACTTGAAGAAGGAGATCTTTTGTTAGTCGAGGCCAGAGAGGATGGAATCTTGTTGCGCAAAGCTGTGACTCTTCCGGTGGAGGTCTACTCTCCAGAAAGAAAGGCTGAGTTTCTGCTATCAACCGCTCTTGACCCTGAAGACTACCAGAAAGCCCGGGAAGAGGTTCGAAAAATGGGGCTCAATCCCGATGCCATTCCTCACATCAGACCGGAAGATTAA
- a CDS encoding RRXRR domain-containing protein has translation MLIATKDKHGNPGHPTRKVDMVFRLVRRGRAKLIGGGFKPLCVQFLDREFDPAKTVPRRFTLVVWPGFKRVRYALFDGVDLIDRGILQARTPEIRKLIEERRMHRRRRRYLERKKRERKGLPRFNKVRRTVFEKGKRSPTVDHGVRTVLSLIGKIRKWWSLPWADLEPVLVDFRLDVRAITWGKPERPEDYQVSPRGKFKGESPKEYTRRVWGGRCAVCGRTEDVEIHHLRPRKQTGTDLPENLIPLCGACHRLVHHGLLPIPLKGMDQRALGVVNTVCGLLRKLELKAISAWKAVRRRPDDPLIGAFEAILGADIEPEEIPEKRLAQFRRHRRAVVHAVRDRLYRVDGKIVARNRNRRTDQKEPSWNEYRKKHPKHVGMVEVSLGVKLVRRIQTDVRGGNIYRANGVVFVARAAQHNGRSIYSPDLEKMTGKNYISIKRCKRLMYNEGITPIPLHPTCGLGGEFSAEMC, from the coding sequence ATGCTGATTGCCACGAAAGACAAGCATGGCAATCCAGGGCACCCCACGAGGAAGGTGGACATGGTGTTTCGGCTGGTTCGTCGCGGACGGGCGAAGCTCATCGGCGGCGGGTTCAAACCTCTGTGCGTCCAGTTTCTGGACCGGGAGTTCGATCCGGCGAAGACCGTGCCGAGGAGGTTCACGCTGGTTGTCTGGCCTGGATTTAAGAGAGTTCGTTACGCCCTCTTTGACGGTGTGGATCTCATTGATCGGGGAATCCTCCAGGCGAGAACGCCCGAGATCAGGAAGCTCATCGAGGAGAGGAGGATGCATCGGAGACGAAGGCGGTATCTGGAAAGAAAAAAACGAGAGCGAAAGGGGCTCCCACGATTCAACAAGGTTCGGAGAACGGTTTTCGAGAAGGGGAAACGGTCTCCCACGGTGGACCACGGAGTGAGGACGGTTCTTTCCCTGATAGGAAAGATTCGGAAGTGGTGGAGTCTTCCCTGGGCCGATCTTGAGCCGGTGCTCGTGGACTTCCGGCTCGACGTGCGGGCTATCACCTGGGGGAAACCGGAAAGGCCGGAGGACTATCAGGTTTCACCGAGGGGAAAGTTCAAGGGCGAAAGCCCGAAAGAGTACACCAGACGGGTATGGGGCGGGCGATGCGCGGTCTGCGGACGGACGGAGGACGTGGAAATTCACCATTTGAGACCGCGCAAGCAAACCGGAACGGATCTTCCTGAGAACCTGATACCGCTTTGCGGAGCCTGTCACCGTCTGGTTCACCACGGATTGCTTCCCATCCCTCTGAAGGGAATGGACCAGCGGGCGCTGGGTGTGGTCAACACGGTGTGCGGTTTGCTTAGGAAACTGGAATTAAAAGCAATTTCGGCTTGGAAGGCGGTTCGCAGGAGACCGGACGATCCTCTCATCGGGGCGTTCGAAGCGATCCTTGGAGCGGACATCGAGCCGGAAGAAATTCCCGAAAAACGTCTAGCGCAGTTCAGGCGTCACCGAAGAGCGGTGGTTCATGCGGTTCGAGACAGGCTGTATCGGGTGGACGGAAAAATCGTGGCTCGCAATCGGAACCGGAGGACGGATCAGAAGGAGCCGAGCTGGAACGAGTATAGGAAAAAACACCCCAAGCATGTAGGTATGGTGGAAGTTAGTCTGGGGGTAAAGTTGGTGCGACGGATACAGACGGACGTCCGGGGAGGGAACATTTATCGTGCAAACGGCGTGGTGTTTGTAGCCAGGGCTGCGCAGCACAATGGTCGAAGCATTTACTCTCCAGATCTAGAAAAAATGACGGGAAAAAACTACATCAGCATCAAGAGGTGCAAAAGACTCATGTATAACGAAGGTATTACACCGATTCCTCTCCACCCAACCTGCGGTCTGGGCGGAGAATTCTCGGCAGAAATGTGTTGA
- the rfbA gene encoding glucose-1-phosphate thymidylyltransferase RfbA yields MKAIILAGGSGTRLYPITTVLNKHFLPIYNKPMIYYSLSVVMLTGIREVIFVVNPQDLKVYRRLFGDGSQLGMDIRYAVQDKPKGLAHGLLVAEEFAEGNNVCLALGDNIFFGHGLPEILKEARKDVETNGGACVFGYYVHDPERYGIVEFDEEGRVLSLEEKPKKPKSNYAVVGLYFYDSTVFEKARKIKPSDRGELEITSVNEEYLKEGNLRVKLLGRGFAWFDAGTHDSFLEAGEFVATIEKKTGLMIGCIEEIAYRNGWIDREQLRKLAEPLAKTDYGRYLLKLADGK; encoded by the coding sequence ATGAAAGCCATAATCCTAGCCGGTGGTTCGGGGACCAGGCTCTATCCGATTACCACAGTACTCAACAAGCACTTTCTGCCCATCTACAACAAGCCCATGATTTATTATTCCCTTTCGGTGGTTATGCTCACAGGGATAAGGGAAGTTATCTTCGTGGTGAACCCGCAGGATCTCAAGGTTTACAGGAGACTTTTTGGGGACGGCTCGCAACTGGGGATGGACATCCGGTATGCCGTGCAGGATAAACCCAAGGGGCTTGCCCATGGGCTCCTGGTGGCGGAGGAGTTTGCGGAAGGGAATAATGTGTGCCTTGCGCTCGGGGATAACATATTCTTCGGGCACGGGCTTCCCGAAATCTTGAAGGAAGCCAGGAAAGATGTGGAGACGAACGGGGGAGCCTGCGTTTTCGGTTACTACGTCCATGATCCCGAAAGATACGGCATAGTCGAATTTGACGAAGAGGGAAGGGTTTTGTCGCTCGAAGAGAAGCCGAAAAAGCCAAAATCAAATTACGCGGTTGTGGGGCTTTATTTTTACGATTCCACGGTTTTTGAGAAGGCCCGGAAAATAAAACCCTCGGATCGCGGGGAGCTTGAAATCACTTCGGTGAACGAGGAGTATTTGAAGGAAGGGAATTTGCGGGTAAAGCTTCTCGGGCGAGGATTTGCCTGGTTCGATGCCGGAACGCACGACAGTTTCCTTGAGGCCGGGGAGTTCGTGGCCACGATAGAGAAAAAGACGGGGCTGATGATCGGCTGTATCGAGGAGATCGCCTACCGGAACGGGTGGATAGACCGGGAGCAGCTCCGGAAGCTGGCCGAGCCGCTCGCGAAAACAGACTATGGCAGGTATCTTTTGAAATTAGCGGATGGTAAATAG
- a CDS encoding PIN domain-containing protein yields MDRIFLDANVLFSAAYRSDSKLRKLWELKDVKLMTSRYALEEARINLETKEQRERLEQLVKALEIVEEHSEEKLSDEIDLPEKDRPILLAAIKAKATHLLTGDIRHFGKFFGRSVKGVLVLPPAVYFKAKGC; encoded by the coding sequence GTGGATCGCATCTTTTTGGACGCTAATGTGCTTTTCTCTGCGGCTTATCGATCCGACTCAAAGTTGCGAAAACTCTGGGAATTAAAAGACGTCAAACTCATGACCTCCAGATACGCTTTAGAAGAAGCTCGTATAAATCTGGAAACTAAAGAACAGAGAGAAAGGCTGGAGCAACTTGTTAAAGCTCTTGAGATTGTAGAAGAACACTCAGAGGAGAAACTTTCGGACGAAATTGATCTTCCCGAAAAAGATAGACCAATCTTACTGGCAGCGATTAAGGCCAAAGCCACGCACCTTTTGACAGGAGATATACGCCATTTTGGAAAATTCTTCGGACGCTCGGTCAAGGGCGTACTTGTACTACCACCAGCGGTTTATTTTAAGGCTAAAGGATGTTAA
- a CDS encoding nucleotide sugar dehydrogenase: MSLSLSLRDFEEGRERIAVVGLGYVGLPLAVLLARKFRVVGFDVDRTRIEELKRNIDRTGEVDLSRRGAEVEWTWKEDKLGECRLIIVAVPTPVDKLNDPDLKFLEAASDTVGRNLSRGSVVVYESTVWPGLTEEVCVPILEKASGLRWRKDFHVGYSPERVNPGDREHTIEKIVKVVAGDSPEVAAFLAGIYGAVIEAGVHVAPNIKVAEAAKVIENIQRDVNIALMNELALIFHRLGIDTREVLEAAATKWNFLPFEPGLVGGHCIGVDPYYLARKAREAGYIPELILAGRRINELIPEYVAQELIKALIKNDKKVKGGRVLILGFSFKENVPDVRNTKVYNIFKALKEYGLEVLVFDPIADKETAHREYGINFIENPENYAPFEAILVAVRHSFFKENFKLDRISLLLNYPGILFDVRGLYDRKEAIEKGLFYWRL, from the coding sequence GTGAGTTTGTCGCTGAGCCTCAGAGATTTCGAAGAGGGACGGGAAAGGATTGCGGTGGTGGGGCTGGGATATGTGGGGCTTCCCCTGGCGGTGCTACTGGCTCGAAAGTTCCGGGTGGTGGGGTTCGATGTGGATAGAACCAGAATTGAGGAGCTTAAGAGAAACATCGACCGAACGGGTGAGGTGGATTTGAGCCGGAGGGGGGCGGAGGTGGAATGGACCTGGAAGGAGGATAAGCTCGGGGAGTGTCGGCTTATTATCGTGGCGGTACCCACCCCGGTGGATAAACTCAATGATCCGGATCTCAAATTTCTGGAAGCCGCTTCAGACACGGTGGGAAGGAATTTGAGCCGTGGCAGTGTGGTGGTTTACGAATCCACGGTTTGGCCGGGACTAACCGAGGAGGTCTGTGTGCCCATTCTGGAGAAGGCGAGCGGATTGCGGTGGAGAAAGGATTTTCATGTGGGATATTCGCCGGAGCGTGTAAATCCCGGAGATAGAGAGCATACCATTGAAAAGATCGTAAAGGTGGTGGCGGGAGACAGTCCGGAGGTGGCAGCTTTTTTGGCCGGGATTTACGGGGCGGTGATTGAGGCCGGAGTGCATGTGGCCCCGAACATAAAGGTGGCGGAGGCGGCCAAGGTGATCGAGAACATCCAGAGGGATGTCAACATCGCCCTGATGAACGAGCTGGCTCTAATTTTTCACCGGCTGGGCATAGATACGAGGGAGGTGCTTGAGGCCGCGGCTACGAAGTGGAATTTTTTGCCCTTTGAGCCGGGGCTGGTGGGAGGACACTGTATAGGGGTGGATCCGTACTATCTGGCCCGCAAGGCCCGGGAGGCGGGTTACATTCCCGAGTTGATCCTGGCCGGTCGGAGAATTAACGAGTTAATTCCCGAGTATGTGGCTCAGGAACTCATCAAAGCCTTAATAAAGAACGATAAAAAGGTTAAGGGTGGTCGAGTATTGATTCTCGGTTTTTCCTTTAAAGAAAATGTGCCTGATGTGAGAAATACCAAAGTTTACAATATTTTTAAGGCGCTAAAGGAGTATGGACTTGAGGTTTTGGTTTTTGATCCTATAGCGGATAAAGAAACTGCTCATCGTGAATATGGAATTAATTTTATTGAAAATCCCGAAAATTATGCACCTTTTGAGGCTATATTAGTGGCAGTTAGACACAGTTTCTTTAAAGAAAATTTTAAATTGGACAGAATTTCATTGCTTCTTAATTATCCAGGGATTCTTTTTGATGTTAGAGGCCTTTATGATAGAAAAGAAGCGATAGAGAAGGGACTTTTTTATTGGAGATTATAA
- a CDS encoding transposase, with amino-acid sequence MKKFTIDQIIRILAEADSPGNSVAAIARKYGVSRDHLPVAQKIPRVFSIQVLLLLSEKKGFLRRKTGQPVFVLARSEAGGGPRERKKKLFPLRLPESLRNDGAWTPRRNG; translated from the coding sequence ATGAAAAAGTTTACTATCGACCAGATCATAAGAATCCTAGCCGAGGCCGACAGTCCCGGTAACTCCGTAGCCGCTATCGCAAGAAAATACGGTGTATCGCGAGACCATCTACCGGTGGCGCAAAAAATACCGCGGGTTTTTTCTATCCAAGTCCTCTTACTTCTATCGGAGAAAAAAGGCTTCTTACGAAGAAAAACTGGCCAACCAGTCTTTGTCCTCGCAAGAAGCGAGGCTGGCGGAGGACCCCGAGAACGGAAGAAGAAGCTTTTCCCATTGAGGTTGCCAGAAAGCCTTCGAAACGATGGAGCATGGACTCCAAGGAGGAACGGTTAG